A single window of Amphiura filiformis chromosome 17, Afil_fr2py, whole genome shotgun sequence DNA harbors:
- the LOC140138307 gene encoding uncharacterized protein — MKYFVHSPFNISYVSGPHFGDIDATGRICIWHLSFHSQVRQTEEGNAAPNKIYIPFAGAIRTPNTSTAFYIRLHHLQLLPEFHKQQHWNIPLRVHRQFSYLGNTSFCRDLTFRNALTNQLLATGITSNVCVDLTTGRSTKLPTEYLEEISKEKLTRTKQPQGFVQPDQPKDCFVHTITVTSSCIDTNDHQNMALYIRDCWNAGSLAACSKSLPHFDKELLYFKVKTVTFLYQGQALIGDELNIACWEHQHDPNTLCFTVTKGSKVTGQCQMEFYYEHDIRLESGDIQSKL; from the coding sequence GACGGATCTGCATCTGGCACTTGTCATTTCACAGTCAAGTTCGGCAAACCGAAGAAGGAAATGCGGCGCCTAACAAGATCTACATCCCATTTGCTGGTGCTATAAGGACACCAAACACATCCACCGCATTTTATATAAGGCTTCACCATTTGCAACTTCTCCCAGAATTTCACAAGCAACAACACTGGAATATCCCGTTACGAGTACACAGACAGTTTAGTTACCTAGGCAACACTTCTTTCTGTCGAGATTTGACATTTCGCAATGCCCTCACCAACCAGCTTCTGGCAACAGGGATCACCAGCAATGTATGTGTGGATTTGACGACCGGACGATCGACTAAATTACCCACAGAATATTTGGAGGAGATTAGCAAGGAGAAACTGACACGTACAAAGCAACCACAAGGTTTTGTTCAACCAGACCAGCCTAAAGATTGCTTCGTTCACACTATTACAGTAACGTCAAGTTGTATAGACACAAATGATCATCAGAATATGGCTTTGTATATCAGAGATTGCTGGAATGCAGGATCCTTGGCAGCCTGCAGTAAATCACTGCCTCATTTTGATAAAGAATTACTATATTTTAAAGTCAAAACTGTGACATTCTTGTATCAGGGACAAGCCTTGATTGGTGATGAATTGAATATTGCATGCTGGGAACATCAACATGATCCCAATACTCTCTGTTTTACAGTAACAAAGGGTTCAAAGGTTACAGGTCAATGTCAGATGGAATTTTATTATGAACATGATATCAGATTAGAATCTGGAGACATCCAATCAAAACTATGA